A part of Candidatus Methylomirabilota bacterium genomic DNA contains:
- a CDS encoding mandelate racemase/muconate lactonizing enzyme family protein, whose translation MRIHSVEAIPLDIPLTKNFGGSTYTVLKRSTVVTRLRTDAGLVSEVYNGDNREHGREIARLVRDELVPRVTGLDVFEGERIWEEMFALTHASRDRKVLMEAIACVDCAVWDLAGKAVGKSVCSLLGGYRERLPIISIGGYYMAGKTLADIGREMEAYRRAGMAGCKFKVGGLAPEEDAKRVEAARRAAGSDFVLAVDANRGWSVEDAVRFARLVEPLDIAWFEEPCHWHDDAAMMARVRQATRIPITAGQSEITSHGVRRLVDAGAVDLVNFDASEGGGVTEWRRAAALCRVAGVRMAHHEEPQIAQHLLAAVPHGTYVECFADPERDPMWQAVWANRPAIKEGTLEVARDPGFGLVLDEGLVRKYRVD comes from the coding sequence GTGCGCATCCACAGCGTCGAGGCGATCCCGCTCGACATTCCACTGACGAAGAACTTCGGGGGCAGCACGTACACCGTCCTCAAGCGCTCGACGGTCGTCACGCGCCTCCGCACGGACGCCGGGCTCGTCAGCGAGGTCTACAACGGGGACAATCGGGAGCACGGCCGCGAGATCGCGCGGCTGGTCCGCGACGAGCTCGTCCCCCGCGTCACGGGCCTCGACGTCTTCGAGGGCGAGCGCATCTGGGAGGAGATGTTCGCCCTCACCCACGCGAGCCGCGACCGGAAGGTCCTGATGGAGGCGATCGCCTGCGTCGACTGTGCCGTCTGGGACCTCGCCGGCAAGGCTGTCGGCAAGAGTGTCTGCTCCCTGCTCGGCGGCTACCGCGAGCGCCTGCCGATCATCTCGATCGGCGGCTACTACATGGCCGGCAAGACGCTCGCCGACATCGGGCGGGAGATGGAAGCCTATCGCCGGGCCGGGATGGCAGGCTGCAAGTTCAAGGTCGGCGGCCTCGCGCCCGAGGAGGACGCGAAGCGTGTGGAGGCGGCGCGCCGGGCGGCCGGTTCCGACTTCGTCCTGGCGGTGGACGCGAACCGCGGCTGGTCGGTCGAGGACGCGGTGCGCTTCGCGCGCCTCGTCGAGCCGCTCGACATCGCCTGGTTCGAGGAGCCCTGCCACTGGCACGACGACGCCGCGATGATGGCGCGCGTGCGGCAAGCGACCCGCATCCCGATCACCGCCGGCCAGAGCGAGATCACGAGCCACGGCGTGCGGCGCCTCGTCGACGCGGGCGCCGTCGACCTCGTCAACTTCGACGCCTCGGAGGGCGGCGGCGTCACCGAGTGGCGCCGCGCGGCCGCGCTCTGCCGCGTGGCGGGCGTGCGGATGGCGCACCACGAGGAGCCGCAGATCGCCCAGCACCTGCTCGCCGCCGTCCCGCACGGCACCTACGTCGAGTGCTTCGCCGACCCCGAGCGCGACCCGATGTGGCAGGCCGTCTGGGCGAACCGCCCCGCGATCAAGGAGGGGACGCTCGAGGTGGCGCGCGACCCGGGCTTTGGCCTCGTCCTCGACGAAGGGCTGGTCCGGAAGTACCGCGTCGACTAG
- a CDS encoding FAD-binding oxidoreductase, whose translation MSVVIAGGGLMGLCAAFHLRRADAGVRVTVLERARVGAAASGASAAGVRVMGRDPAERRLALESLRRWLDLDRELEGETRYRRGGGFRAALDEEAWRAARGWAAEQRADGVPVEALDAAAARRLVPGVAPGCLGAAYCAIDGQAGAPETVQAFATAARRLGARVEEGVGARALVVERGRVVGVVRTDGVRERCDVAIVAAGVWSAPLLAALGIHLPLATRPLQMLLTAPAPRALAPVVGCFDRKLSLKQLDDGAYLIGGGWPARVVDEAANRWEVLDASVRGSLEVARTVYPALAGGPLARSWAGLEAFTPDELPVLGPVPGVDGLLVAAGFSGHGFALVPAVGDVLARSALGRDALADLWRGLGFGRAALAVPA comes from the coding sequence ATGTCCGTCGTGATCGCGGGCGGCGGTCTCATGGGGCTCTGCGCCGCGTTTCATCTCAGGCGCGCTGACGCCGGCGTGCGCGTCACGGTGCTCGAGCGCGCTCGCGTCGGCGCGGCGGCGTCGGGGGCGAGCGCGGCCGGCGTGCGCGTGATGGGGCGCGATCCCGCCGAGCGCCGGCTCGCCCTCGAGAGCCTTCGCCGCTGGCTCGATCTCGACCGCGAGCTCGAGGGAGAGACGCGGTATCGGCGCGGCGGCGGGTTCCGGGCGGCGCTCGACGAGGAGGCGTGGCGCGCCGCGCGCGGCTGGGCCGCCGAGCAGCGCGCGGACGGCGTGCCGGTCGAAGCGCTCGACGCGGCGGCGGCGCGGCGCCTCGTGCCGGGCGTCGCGCCCGGCTGCCTCGGCGCCGCCTACTGCGCGATCGACGGTCAGGCGGGCGCGCCGGAGACCGTCCAGGCGTTCGCGACGGCGGCGCGCCGGCTGGGCGCCCGCGTCGAGGAGGGCGTGGGCGCGCGGGCGCTCGTCGTCGAGCGCGGCCGCGTCGTGGGCGTCGTGCGGACGGACGGCGTGCGCGAGCGGTGCGACGTTGCCATCGTGGCGGCCGGGGTGTGGAGCGCTCCGCTCCTCGCCGCCCTCGGCATCCACCTGCCGCTCGCGACGCGGCCGCTCCAGATGCTGCTGACCGCGCCGGCGCCCCGAGCGCTCGCGCCGGTGGTGGGCTGCTTCGACCGGAAGCTCAGCCTGAAGCAGCTGGACGACGGCGCCTATCTCATCGGGGGCGGCTGGCCCGCGCGCGTCGTGGACGAAGCGGCGAACCGGTGGGAGGTGCTCGACGCGAGCGTGCGCGGGAGCCTGGAGGTCGCGCGCACCGTCTACCCGGCCCTCGCGGGCGGGCCGCTCGCGCGGAGCTGGGCGGGCCTCGAAGCGTTCACGCCCGACGAGCTTCCGGTGCTCGGCCCCGTCCCGGGCGTGGACGGGCTCCTCGTCGCCGCCGGATTCTCGGGCCACGGGTTCGCGCTGGTGCCGGCGGTGGGCGACGTGCTCGCCCGCTCGGCGCTCGGCCGCGACGCGCTCGCCGACCTCTGGCGTGGCCTCGGCTTCGGTCGCGCGGCGCTGGCCGTGCCGGCCTAG
- a CDS encoding D-2-hydroxyacid dehydrogenase family protein, whose protein sequence is MNLTILDDYQDTIRTLPCFAKVAGHEVTVFNDHTKDVEVLAARLKDTEALTLLRERTPIRAPLLERLDKLRLISQVSVYPHIDVPACTRRGVIVSSYMAPGRPSYATAELTWGLVIAALRRIPQEAAALRAGKWQAYPIGVGLRGKTLGVYGYGRIGAVVAGYGRAFGMNVLAWGREASVTKAREDGVAVAASKEALFAESDVLSLHLRLIDATRGIVGAGDLARMKPTALLVNTSRAGLIAPGALEAALRAGRPGLAAVDVYEEEPVLGGRHPLLAMDNVVCVPHLGYVERAGLEHMFSTIFDQILAYASGKPINVVNPEVLERRAAAG, encoded by the coding sequence ATGAACCTCACGATCCTCGACGACTATCAGGACACGATCCGGACGCTGCCGTGCTTCGCGAAGGTCGCCGGCCACGAGGTCACGGTCTTCAACGATCACACCAAGGACGTGGAGGTGCTGGCGGCGCGGCTCAAGGACACCGAGGCCCTGACGCTCCTCCGCGAGCGCACGCCGATCCGCGCGCCGCTCCTCGAGCGCCTCGACAAGCTCCGGCTCATCAGCCAGGTGAGCGTGTACCCGCACATCGACGTCCCGGCGTGCACGCGGCGCGGCGTGATCGTGTCGTCGTACATGGCGCCGGGGCGGCCGTCGTACGCGACGGCCGAGCTCACGTGGGGGCTCGTCATCGCGGCGCTCCGGCGCATCCCGCAGGAGGCGGCGGCGCTCCGTGCGGGGAAGTGGCAGGCGTATCCCATCGGCGTCGGCCTGCGCGGCAAGACGCTGGGCGTCTACGGCTACGGCCGCATCGGCGCCGTCGTCGCCGGCTATGGCCGGGCGTTCGGCATGAACGTGCTCGCCTGGGGGCGCGAGGCCTCGGTCACCAAGGCGCGCGAGGACGGCGTCGCGGTCGCGGCGAGCAAGGAAGCGCTGTTCGCGGAGTCGGACGTCCTCTCGCTGCACCTCAGGCTCATCGACGCCACGCGCGGCATCGTCGGCGCCGGCGACCTCGCCCGCATGAAGCCGACGGCGCTGCTGGTCAACACGAGCCGCGCGGGGCTGATCGCGCCGGGGGCGCTCGAGGCGGCGCTGCGCGCGGGGCGGCCCGGGCTGGCGGCGGTGGACGTCTACGAGGAGGAGCCGGTGCTGGGCGGCCGGCATCCGCTGCTGGCGATGGACAACGTGGTCTGCGTGCCGCATCTCGGGTACGTGGAGCGCGCCGGGCTCGAGCACATGTTCAGCACGATCTTCGACCAGATCCTCGCCTACGCGAGCGGCAAGCCGATCAACGTCGTGAACCCCGAGGTGCTGGAGCGGCGGGCCGCCGCGGGCTGA